In Sphingomonas sp. KC8, the sequence ATTGCTGATCTGCATCGACGCGCTGAAGCGTTCGTCGGCCAAGCGGATCACCGCCGTGATCCCGTATTTCGGCTATGCCCGGCAGGATCGCAAACCCGGCCCGCGTACGCCGATCTCGGCCAAGCTGGTCGCCAATCTGCTGACGACTGCGGGCGCCGATCGCGTGCTTTCGGTCGATCTGCACGCCGGGCAGATCCAGGGTTTCTTCGATATCCCGACGGATAATCTTTATGCCGCGCCGGTGATGTCGGCCGATATCCATGCGCGGTTCGCCGGCAAGAATCTGATGGTGGTGTCGCCCGACGTGGGCGGCGTGGTGCGCGCCCGTGCGCTCGCCAAGCGCCTTGAAAACGCCCCGCTGGCGATCGTCGACAAGCGCCGCGAACGTGCTGGCGAATCGGAAGTGATGAACATCATCGGCGATGTTTCGGGCCGTTTCTGCATCCTCGTCGACGATATCGTCGATTCGGCGGGCACGCTGTGCAACGCAGCCGCCGCGCTGCGGGCGGCCGGTGCCGAAGACGTTGTTGCCTATGTCACCCACGGCGTGCTTTCGGGCGGCGCGGTGGCGCGGGTGGAAGGATCGTCGCTGGCCGAACTGGTGATCACCGATTCGATCGGCGCGACCGATGCAGCGGCGGCGGCCGGCAAGATCCGTCACCTGACGATCGCGCCGCTTCTGGCCGAAGCGATCAAGCGGATCGCCGACGAAACCTCGGTCTCGTCGCTGTTCGATTAATTGCTGTCGTCACCCCGGAACAGGTTCGGGGTGACGGAATGTCAGGCGATTTGTAGCAGGGTACCCGGCGCCAGCGCCGGCAGCAGCGCGAGCAGCGCGTGTTGTTCGATCGCCACGCAGCCTTCGGTCGGCTTCGCGTCATTCCAGCAATGGAAGAAAATCGCGCTGCCCATGCCGGGGACGGGCGGCGCATCATTGTGGCCCAGCGTCACGATCACATCATACAGGCCATCGTCGCGCCATAGCCGTTCGGCGGAATATTCGCGCGGATGGCGGACTGGGCGGTTGTAGCAGGGATCGGTGCTGTCGTCCGACCAGCCATCATCCGGCCGGATCCAGCGCCATGGCAGTTGCAGCCCGGGCGGCGGCGCAGCACGGCCGGGGCGGAAC encodes:
- a CDS encoding L,D-transpeptidase family protein, giving the protein MILVDAGARTLAMSGHTLPCVIGRSGACPAADKREGDGMTPLGRWPVRMVLFRPGRAAPPPGLQLPWRWIRPDDGWSDDSTDPCYNRPVRHPREYSAERLWRDDGLYDVIVTLGHNDAPPVPGMGSAIFFHCWNDAKPTEGCVAIEQHALLALLPALAPGTLLQIA
- a CDS encoding ribose-phosphate pyrophosphokinase codes for the protein MKLLAGNSNLPLARAIAAYLEIPLTEASVRRFADEEVFVEIHENVRGEDVFVIQSTGFPANDNLMELLICIDALKRSSAKRITAVIPYFGYARQDRKPGPRTPISAKLVANLLTTAGADRVLSVDLHAGQIQGFFDIPTDNLYAAPVMSADIHARFAGKNLMVVSPDVGGVVRARALAKRLENAPLAIVDKRRERAGESEVMNIIGDVSGRFCILVDDIVDSAGTLCNAAAALRAAGAEDVVAYVTHGVLSGGAVARVEGSSLAELVITDSIGATDAAAAAGKIRHLTIAPLLAEAIKRIADETSVSSLFD